CATGGGCTAATGCAGTAACTGGACCTTACTGCTGGCTAATTTTATAATTACCTTAAAAAATGGACAAATGCATCATTAGAGAAGGTAagcatctttttttaattaagtgaaTTATTATATCTGTatgttacaatatatatatatatatatatatatatatatatatatatatatatatatatatatatatatatattcatgatatttttatattatatatttactaaTTACCTCTaatttttgtatgattttatttttcttacaagACCCCTTACAAGTCTCTAGATCCTAGAcagaaattaaatatgatacaatattttgtgaataattaagaaatttgcCCAACAAaactgacaaaaaaaaagtttaatttaaaagaaacaagTTGCATAACATTATAAATTACTACTGGAAGTCACCTTAGCTCCTGGTGATGCAAAATGTGTAGCATTTGAAAAACAGTTGTGCCCCTGGTTCCATCtgttattacttattataaGTATCTAGTGGCCTtgcaataaaaatttgaattattatatcTTTCCTTAGGCcttgcaataaaaaaattcttccaTTATAATTCACAAAGCATTAAGTAACCATTAAggtgaaataaatataaataattaaaatacatgtacagattataattataattaatatatataggaGGATGCTAACATAGGctcacataaaaaaatagaaggtatAAGTTAATAGTCTACCTTCATACTTGAGCAAAATAACCATTTCTGAAATGTTACTTCCAGATTTCCCCTTCCTTTCAGGAAATAGTGACCTTCAAACATTAAAAGGTGCCGACTACCAAGGTCTATTTCCAATGTGaccgtgattttttttttatagctatTAGCCTATTTCAGTatttatttctatatatttCAAGCTTCTTTCTTAGGCAACATGCGCTTAACATTGCTATatacactacaaaaaaaaaaaagtggttttGCGACGACAATAATCCATCGGTAACACTAAAAATCCGTCATTAATTGGATGTTTCCGATGGATTAAAATGATCGTCGGAAATATTAACCGACGAATTTTTGTTTTCCGATACAATTTCCGTCGGAAAAGATCCGTGGAAAATTTCCAATGGCCACACTTCGTCGAAAATTTCAGACTGATATTTTCCGTCGGAAATTTCACAAGGATCCTTTCCGACTGAAATTTGCTTGCAAAATTCCCATGGCTTATTATAGACGGATTATTTGTCGCAAATTCCCCACGGATCATTTCCCATGGCATGTCCGTCGAAAATCTCCCATGGATCATTTCTGATGGACATGGTGGTCGCAAATTTTTCATGGACCATTTCCGACAGATTTTTTCGTCCAAATTTCCGtcgaaaaatgtttttttataaaatttattatttgcagttttttatcattaataatttagaaattatttcatgcatttatattatttaccaTGAATATTTGAATTAGGCAAACTTATAAATTAGGAAATAGTGAACTTGATAAATCCAAAACATTGAGTAAAATAAGTcattaagttaaattaaaaataaatgtaagaaaaaaaaaacgcaatGTCGATGTCGATTGTCAATAGTAATTTTGTGATGCTAAGTCAATAGTCAAAATAGTCATCAGGAGAGTGTCTCTATTGGTCATCTGCCTACTGATCATCTGTCTGCTGGTCATCTGCCTGGTCCTGGTGATGGTCCTGATGTTGTTGGtgagtttgttgttgttgattaaTAATGTTCCACACCTCTGGAGGTAGGAACTGAAGGACTACTGACTGAAAAACATGCATCTCCTCTTTTGATTGACGCAGCTCCTCCCTCAGGCGGTTAATCTCTGCAGCATCTTCAGCGTGACCAAAAGATCCTTGTGTATGTTGCATGAACCTGTCACTTCCGCATTTGTAAGTATGAGCAAGGTCTCCAATACCATAAAGGCGTCCCTTACACTTTGGTCTTGCCGCTGCAACCCAACACCGACTCCTAAGTCTTTGTTCTTCAGCAGGGTCTAAGGGAGTGAGTTGGGATTCACCAATACTTGATGCAGCATCAGACCTAGCTTGAGATAGTCTAGCCTCAAATTCTTCttgtaattcataaaaaattattattccaaaaataataaaaattttaaaaaataaaaaaatgtgcaagATAATGCTCTCACATGTGTCTGTCTAGATCTATCATCGACAAATTGACCAGTATCCTTTCGTAAATGAGTTTGTTGAAAGACCTCATCTACATATACAAATCGACCAAGCTCCTCTGACtattaataaacatttaaaaataaacgtTAAGTGGTAAATTAAACAAGTATAAACAactatgtattataattttagtgtACATACCAAGCGAATGGCATGATCCTGCAAGCTGATAGAACGACCTGTGTGCATACACCCACCCTTTTCAGATGCTCGATTTTTTTTTGCCTGAGCACACTTGGAGCGATACTCAGGTGCATTCCAATGTGATAACAGATCATTCCAAACACGATCTCCAATCCAATAtggccttttattttcatttcgggCATCCCTAAACATCTTAGAAAGTATGTGAGAAGTTTTCGagttaaaagctttttgtatttcattctcttcctcGGGTCTCCAGACCAATTTTCTCTAAAGTATAACAAAGTAACGAAATTGTACacaattagaaaaatatgaattttataatttcagttaaaataaaaaaataacattagcaTCCATTTCAACCTTTGAACTAATTCATtaacaaaagaataatttacCTTAAAACGCTGGAAAAAAAAGTTCTTGATGTTCTTTTGGAATCGCTCCCCATATAGGCCAAGGCTGACTAAATTGTTGCCTAATGGACAAAGTGATAGCCTTTGCCGCAACCTTAGATGGATGAaacctaaatataaaaaataattaatgaaaaaagtaaaatcCATCTTATGTATCATATATAATGatagttatataaattttataatacttaCGCTCCATTAATTAATGTAACCATAGGACAATTATTAAGAGCGGGGTCTTCCATTGCCAAATTTGCAGCATGTTCATCTATTGGAAAATTGCCCATAGGCGGAGATGAGGAAGGTGTGGATGTAGGTACTAGGGATGGTCCACGTGCATCAACGGAGGATGGAGATGGTGGGGATGCAGGTACCAGAGATGGTCCAGGTGCATTAACATGAGATGAAGATGGTCTAGCTTTACTTGGAGGTGGAGATGGTGTAGGTGCAACATCGGGAGGGCTAACTGGCATAGACACAGAAAACGGAGATGGGGTAGATGATGTTAGACTATCTTGAGGTGGTAATAGTCTAACCACGTATCATTTTTTCATCACTGTTGTCCCTTTCCCATTGGAGTCATGTGACGGGGGTCGAGGAGGGTCAACGCCACCTGTTGTCATATCtctatatagaaaaataatattataacataaatactctaataaaatattgggatggttgaaaattatataactaACGAACTTCCATATgacaacaaaagtaaaatacactaacaaagttttgaagtattagaaga
This genomic interval from Glycine max cultivar Williams 82 chromosome 5, Glycine_max_v4.0, whole genome shotgun sequence contains the following:
- the LOC100796221 gene encoding uncharacterized protein, with product MPVSPPDVAPTPSPPPSKARPSSSHVNAPGPSLVPASPPSPSSVDARGPSLVPTSTPSSSPPMGNFPIDEHAANLAMEDPALNNCPMRKLVWRPEEENEIQKAFNSKTSHILSKMFRDARNENKRPYWIGDRVWNDLLSHWNAPEYRSKCAQAKKNRASEKGGCMHTGRSISLQDHAIRLSEELGRFVYVDEVFQQTHLRKDTEEFEARLSQARSDAASSIGESQLTPLDPAEEQRLRSRCWVAAARPKCKGRLYGIGDLAHTYKCGSDRFMQHTQGSFGHAEDAAEINRLREELRQSKEEMHVFQSVVLQFLPPEVWNIINQQQQTHQQHQDHHQDQADDQQTDDQ